In one Oscillospiraceae bacterium genomic region, the following are encoded:
- a CDS encoding membrane protein — translation MRRRNTLTALCLLAALLVGFGLMLTAFFGGAGALRAELGLLRQDPSRLGALLEGGAEEAANKDLDRGHQFIQLYGLVQRLTGRRVVEDVSQSSNVAKLDGGALNFAYIQAQPADCTDNALAAGELSRALAAQGVPSLFLLAPQKIARGTDPLPPGVRDYGNENADGFLAALAGVGGAALDLRPLFEQSGDYGDWFFRTDHHWRPEAAFYAWGYLAETLEADYGLDLSGELADPALWDTEVLEDFFLGSQGKRVGSLYAGVDDFTVFTPKFDTDLTYTCPFYAIDRSGRFNESVCFPERVAQRDWFGGNPYTYYAGGDYPLATVVNHKNPDGPKILLIRDSFACALTPFLALSCGELTTVDLRYLKEDVADVVSRVEPDLVLTLYTAGTVSNADMFQYSK, via the coding sequence ATGAGACGCAGAAATACCCTGACCGCTCTTTGCCTGCTGGCGGCCCTGCTGGTGGGCTTCGGCCTGATGCTCACCGCCTTCTTCGGCGGGGCCGGGGCCCTGCGCGCCGAGCTGGGCCTGCTGCGGCAGGACCCCTCCCGCCTGGGCGCGCTGCTGGAGGGCGGGGCGGAGGAGGCGGCCAACAAGGACCTGGACCGGGGCCACCAGTTCATCCAGCTCTACGGCCTGGTGCAGCGCCTCACCGGCCGGAGGGTGGTGGAGGACGTGTCCCAGAGCTCCAACGTGGCCAAGCTGGACGGCGGGGCGCTCAACTTCGCCTATATCCAGGCCCAACCCGCCGACTGCACGGACAACGCCCTGGCGGCGGGGGAGCTGAGCCGGGCGCTGGCGGCGCAGGGGGTGCCCAGCCTCTTCCTGCTGGCCCCCCAGAAGATCGCGCGGGGGACCGACCCCCTGCCCCCGGGCGTGCGCGACTACGGCAACGAGAACGCCGACGGCTTTCTGGCCGCCCTGGCGGGGGTGGGCGGGGCGGCGCTGGACCTGCGGCCCCTCTTTGAGCAGTCCGGGGACTACGGGGACTGGTTTTTCCGCACCGACCACCACTGGCGGCCCGAGGCGGCCTTTTATGCCTGGGGCTATCTGGCCGAAACCCTGGAGGCGGACTACGGTCTGGACCTGTCCGGGGAGCTGGCCGACCCGGCGCTGTGGGACACCGAGGTGCTGGAGGACTTCTTCCTGGGCAGCCAGGGCAAGCGGGTGGGCTCCCTCTACGCGGGGGTGGACGATTTTACGGTCTTTACCCCCAAATTCGACACAGATTTGACCTACACCTGCCCCTTCTACGCCATCGACCGCTCCGGGCGCTTCAATGAATCGGTCTGCTTCCCTGAGCGTGTGGCGCAGCGGGACTGGTTCGGCGGCAACCCCTACACCTACTACGCGGGCGGGGACTACCCCCTGGCCACCGTCGTGAACCACAAAAACCCGGACGGGCCCAAGATCCTGCTCATCCGGGACTCCTTCGCCTGCGCCCTGACCCCCTTCCTGGCCCTGTCCTGCGGCGAGCTGACCACCGTGGACCTGCGCTATCTGAAGGAGGACGTGGCCGACGTGGTGTCGCGGGTGGAGCCGGATCTGGTGCTCACGCTGTACACGGCGGGCACCGTGTCCAACGCCGATATGTTCCAATATTCCAAATAG
- a CDS encoding L-serine dehydratase, iron-sulfur-dependent subunit beta has protein sequence MTIFDIMGPVMVGPSSSHTAGACRIGLIARKLLGAPPARAELLLHGSFAATGSGHGTDRALVAGLLGMGPDDPRIPSSFALAAEAGLAFQFGKTVLRGAHPNTVLLRLSAADGRELEVVASSLGGGRVKVCAVDGLEASFTGDYPTLIVRNEDRPGQVAEVANILSRRQVNIATMKLYRNMRGGLAIMVIESDQAIWREAIDELRACPGIVGVTYLDMRVGEEA, from the coding sequence TTGACCATTTTTGATATTATGGGCCCCGTCATGGTGGGTCCGTCTTCCTCCCACACGGCGGGGGCCTGCCGCATCGGACTGATCGCCCGCAAGCTGCTGGGCGCGCCCCCGGCGCGGGCGGAGCTGCTGCTCCACGGCTCCTTCGCCGCCACGGGCAGCGGACACGGCACCGACCGGGCCCTGGTGGCCGGCCTGCTGGGCATGGGGCCGGATGACCCCCGCATCCCAAGCTCCTTCGCCCTGGCGGCGGAGGCGGGGCTCGCGTTCCAGTTCGGCAAGACGGTGTTGCGGGGGGCCCACCCCAACACGGTGCTGCTGCGCCTGAGCGCCGCGGACGGGCGGGAACTGGAGGTCGTGGCCTCCTCCCTGGGGGGCGGCCGGGTGAAGGTGTGCGCGGTGGACGGGCTGGAGGCCTCCTTCACCGGGGACTACCCCACCCTTATCGTGCGCAACGAGGACCGGCCCGGCCAGGTGGCGGAGGTGGCGAACATCCTCTCCCGCCGGCAGGTGAACATCGCCACCATGAAGCTCTACCGCAACATGCGGGGGGGCCTGGCCATCATGGTCATCGAGAGCGACCAGGCCATCTGGCGCGAGGCCATTGACGAGCTGCGGGCCTGCCCGGGCATCGTGGGCGTCACCTATCTGGATATGCGGGTTGGGGAGGAAGCGTAG
- a CDS encoding lactoylglutathione lyase, producing MLQFNHFNFNVLDLDRSLAFYRQALGLTPVREKEAEDGSFKLVYLGDGETGFSLELTWLRERTGPYDLGECEFHLAFVTDEFEALRARHRAMGCVCFENPEMGIYFIEDPDGYWLEIVPAEG from the coding sequence ATGCTGCAATTCAACCATTTTAACTTCAACGTCCTGGATCTGGACCGCTCCCTGGCCTTTTACAGGCAGGCCCTGGGCCTCACCCCCGTGCGGGAGAAGGAGGCGGAGGACGGCTCCTTCAAGCTGGTGTACCTGGGGGACGGGGAGACCGGCTTCTCCCTGGAGCTGACCTGGCTGCGGGAGCGCACCGGGCCCTACGACCTGGGGGAGTGCGAATTCCATCTGGCCTTTGTCACCGACGAGTTCGAGGCCCTGCGGGCGCGCCACCGCGCCATGGGCTGCGTGTGCTTTGAAAACCCGGAGATGGGCATCTACTTCATTGAGGACCCGGACGGCTACTGGCTGGAGATCGTCCCGGCGGAGGGCTAG
- a CDS encoding alginate O-acetylation protein — MLFSSSIFLFLFLPLVLLGYYGVFRGHRQGQNVFLLAASLGFYAWGEPWFVLVMIASILFNYGFGLWVAARRRAGRSTRTPVAAALAVNLGLLFVFKYLSFTLVNLNRLGLGLTVPGIELPIGISFFTFQALSYVLDVNRGRGEAQRSPLKVGLYISFFPQLIAGPIVKYETVAEQIDHRRESWDGFADGARRFVVGLGKKVLLSNQLALVADRAYAQTPEGLSTALAWLGAVCYTLQIYYDFSGYSDMAIGLGRMFGFRFLENFNYPYISRSITEFWRRWHISLSTWFRDYVYFPLGGSRVNSRWKLLRNLFVVWLLTGVWHGANWTFVCWGLFYFLLLCLEKFCRLGRGWPAGLKWLYTMLMVNFAWVLFRADSLGAAGRYLGAMLGLGRGGGWNDAAAYCLGEYWPVLLAGILFAAPAADWLRARLYRGGAGRLAPVWDAGYALLALAVFTVAASFIIKGTYNPFIYFNF; from the coding sequence ATGCTGTTTTCCAGCTCCATTTTCCTCTTCCTGTTCCTGCCCCTGGTGCTGCTGGGCTACTACGGGGTGTTCCGGGGCCACCGGCAGGGACAGAACGTGTTCCTGCTGGCGGCCTCCCTGGGCTTCTACGCCTGGGGGGAGCCCTGGTTCGTCCTGGTCATGATCGCCTCGATTTTGTTCAACTACGGCTTCGGGCTGTGGGTGGCCGCCCGCCGCCGGGCGGGGCGGAGCACCCGCACCCCCGTGGCCGCCGCCCTGGCGGTGAACCTGGGGCTGCTGTTCGTGTTCAAGTATCTGTCCTTCACCCTGGTCAATCTGAACCGGCTGGGGCTGGGGCTGACCGTGCCCGGCATCGAGCTGCCCATCGGCATCTCCTTCTTCACCTTCCAGGCCCTGAGCTATGTGCTGGACGTGAACCGGGGCCGGGGTGAGGCCCAGCGCTCCCCCCTCAAGGTGGGGCTGTACATCTCCTTCTTCCCTCAGCTCATCGCCGGGCCCATCGTGAAGTACGAGACGGTGGCCGAGCAGATCGACCACCGGCGGGAGAGCTGGGACGGCTTTGCCGACGGCGCCCGACGCTTCGTGGTGGGCCTGGGGAAGAAGGTGCTGCTCTCCAACCAGCTGGCCCTGGTGGCCGACCGGGCCTACGCCCAGACCCCGGAGGGGCTGTCCACCGCCCTGGCCTGGCTGGGGGCGGTGTGCTACACCCTCCAGATCTACTACGACTTCTCCGGCTACTCCGACATGGCCATCGGCCTGGGCAGGATGTTCGGCTTCCGCTTCCTGGAGAACTTCAACTACCCCTATATCTCCCGATCCATCACCGAGTTCTGGCGGCGGTGGCACATCTCCCTGTCCACCTGGTTCCGGGACTACGTGTACTTCCCCCTGGGGGGAAGCCGGGTGAACTCCAGGTGGAAGCTGCTGCGCAACCTCTTTGTGGTGTGGCTGCTCACCGGCGTCTGGCACGGGGCCAACTGGACCTTCGTGTGCTGGGGGCTGTTTTACTTCCTCCTGCTGTGCCTGGAGAAGTTCTGCCGCCTGGGCCGGGGCTGGCCCGCGGGGCTGAAATGGCTCTACACCATGCTGATGGTCAACTTCGCCTGGGTGCTCTTCCGCGCGGACAGCCTGGGCGCGGCGGGGAGGTACCTGGGGGCCATGCTGGGCCTGGGCCGGGGCGGCGGCTGGAACGATGCGGCGGCCTACTGCCTGGGCGAGTACTGGCCCGTGCTGCTGGCGGGAATCCTCTTCGCCGCGCCGGCGGCGGACTGGCTGCGGGCGCGCCTGTACCGGGGCGGGGCGGGCAGGCTGGCCCCGGTGTGGGACGCGGGGTACGCCCTGCTGGCGCTGGCGGTGTTCACGGTGGCGGCCAGCTTCATCATCAAGGGCACCTACAACCCGTTCATCTATTTTAACTTTTAA
- the sdhA gene encoding L-serine dehydratase, iron-sulfur-dependent subunit alpha, whose amino-acid sequence MAFTSVENLLRAAQDKPVWRAVQEDDVIDRGTTAEESWAQMSALWRAMEGAEAGYDPLLRSHSGLVGGEGARLEEKDGGLCGPFLRQVIAAALKTGECNACMRRIVAAPTAGASGVLPAVLLPLRRRDGLDEAQMVQALYVAAGFGQVIASRASISGAEGGCQAEVGSASGMAAAALTAVMGGAPDASAHACAMALANTLGLVCDPVAGLVEVPCVKRNVMGAVNALACAEMALAGLTSAIPCDEVIDAMRAVGDALPASLRETGLGGLAATPTGRRIAEELGG is encoded by the coding sequence ATGGCCTTTACATCGGTGGAAAACCTCCTGCGCGCGGCGCAGGACAAGCCTGTTTGGCGCGCGGTGCAGGAGGACGACGTGATCGACCGTGGGACCACGGCGGAGGAGTCCTGGGCCCAGATGTCCGCCCTGTGGCGGGCCATGGAGGGGGCCGAGGCCGGGTACGACCCGCTCCTGCGCTCCCACAGCGGCCTGGTGGGCGGCGAGGGGGCCCGGCTGGAGGAGAAGGACGGGGGCCTGTGCGGCCCCTTCCTGCGGCAGGTCATCGCCGCCGCCCTCAAGACCGGGGAGTGCAACGCCTGTATGCGCCGCATCGTGGCCGCCCCCACGGCGGGGGCCAGCGGCGTGCTGCCCGCCGTGCTGCTGCCCCTGCGGCGGCGGGACGGCCTGGACGAGGCGCAGATGGTACAGGCCCTCTACGTGGCCGCGGGCTTCGGGCAGGTCATCGCCTCCCGGGCCTCCATCTCGGGGGCCGAGGGGGGCTGCCAGGCCGAGGTGGGTTCCGCCTCCGGCATGGCCGCCGCCGCCCTGACGGCGGTGATGGGGGGCGCGCCGGACGCCAGCGCCCACGCCTGCGCCATGGCCCTGGCCAACACCCTGGGCCTGGTGTGCGACCCGGTGGCCGGGCTGGTGGAGGTGCCCTGCGTCAAGCGCAACGTGATGGGGGCGGTGAACGCCCTGGCCTGCGCCGAGATGGCCTTGGCGGGCCTGACCTCCGCCATCCCCTGCGACGAGGTCATCGACGCCATGCGCGCCGTGGGCGACGCCTTGCCCGCCTCCCTGCGGGAGACCGGTTTGGGCGGGCTGGCCGCCACGCCCACGGGGCGGCGGATCGCGGAGGAGCTGGGGGGTTAG
- a CDS encoding membrane protein produces MARAEGGRLAYADLLRVAAILAMVVLHIAGGWMAEVDVGSGAWRVFNVYNGLVRWCVPVFVMLSGMFLLDPKKKVGPGDLIFKYMLRVLAALLFWNFLYELFGHLLEHDRFTPALVFDSFMQAVWGKAHYHLWFLFMILGLYLITPVLRAFVRGASRGELHWFFAVTFVVACLLPTLLKLRPSATASAWLGQMQIHLVLGYVGFYVAGYYLKTYTLGRVAEVLIYVLGAGGAVATVWGNAALSARDGGQALVLYSYLSPNVVCMSVAVFVLFRYVLGLSEERSRRQRAGGLARISFGIYLVHDFFIMLLRHFGISTLSFAPALAVPALALGVFLCAALVAWPISKIPLVGKYLT; encoded by the coding sequence GTGGCGCGCGCGGAGGGGGGCCGGCTGGCCTACGCGGACCTGCTGCGGGTGGCCGCCATCCTGGCCATGGTGGTGCTCCACATCGCCGGGGGCTGGATGGCCGAGGTGGACGTGGGTTCCGGGGCCTGGCGGGTCTTTAACGTGTACAACGGCCTGGTGCGCTGGTGCGTGCCCGTGTTCGTCATGCTCTCGGGCATGTTTCTGCTGGACCCCAAAAAGAAGGTGGGCCCGGGGGATCTGATTTTCAAGTACATGCTGCGCGTCCTGGCGGCCCTGCTGTTCTGGAACTTCCTCTACGAGCTCTTCGGCCACCTGCTGGAGCACGACCGCTTCACCCCCGCGCTGGTGTTTGACTCCTTCATGCAGGCGGTGTGGGGCAAGGCCCACTACCATCTGTGGTTTCTGTTCATGATCCTGGGGCTGTACCTGATTACCCCGGTGCTGCGGGCCTTTGTCCGGGGGGCAAGCCGGGGGGAGCTCCACTGGTTTTTCGCCGTGACCTTCGTGGTGGCCTGCCTGCTGCCCACCCTGCTCAAGCTGCGCCCCAGCGCCACCGCGTCCGCCTGGCTGGGCCAGATGCAGATCCATCTGGTGCTGGGGTACGTGGGCTTTTACGTGGCGGGGTACTATCTGAAAACCTACACCCTGGGCCGTGTGGCCGAGGTGCTGATCTACGTGCTGGGCGCGGGCGGCGCGGTGGCCACGGTGTGGGGCAACGCGGCGCTCTCCGCCCGGGACGGCGGGCAGGCCCTGGTGCTCTACAGCTACCTGAGCCCCAACGTGGTGTGCATGTCGGTGGCGGTCTTTGTGCTCTTCCGCTACGTGCTGGGCCTGAGTGAGGAGCGCTCCCGCCGCCAGCGGGCGGGGGGCCTGGCGCGGATCTCCTTCGGCATCTATCTGGTGCACGACTTCTTCATCATGCTCCTGCGCCACTTCGGCATCTCCACGCTCTCCTTCGCCCCCGCCCTGGCGGTGCCCGCGCTGGCCCTGGGTGTCTTCCTGTGCGCGGCCCTGGTGGCGTGGCCCATCTCCAAAATCCCCCTGGTGGGCAAGTACCTCACATAA